One region of Poecile atricapillus isolate bPoeAtr1 chromosome 8, bPoeAtr1.hap1, whole genome shotgun sequence genomic DNA includes:
- the EIF4G1 gene encoding eukaryotic translation initiation factor 4 gamma 1 isoform X3, with amino-acid sequence MNKAPQPTGGAPTAPHPAPSPGLPQPTFPPGQTAPVVFNPAPTSQMNTPSQPRQHFYQNRAQPPASASRVQSNTTARPGPPAHVYPAASQVMMIPSQISYTPSQGAYYIPGQGRSTYVVPTQQYPVQPGAPSFYPGASPTEFGTYAGAYYPAQGVQQFSAGVPAAQVIVSQQPPIPPKRERKTIRIRDPNQGGKDITEEIMSGARTSSTPTPPQAGSGLEPQANGETPHVAVIVRPDDRPKPALVVSKPVSLEPSKSASPSPPPPLIPEVEPVVLSPVTLVPMEPPVDTDTKAEQGEAPPDPQKTLSAITTVPGAAELPLVPAPNMDTVAAEEEEEEEEEVAIPLPEPTPQEPVPPEVPPVPVVPLMPAVPLVPAAPSPPPVVPQAPEAPAKPSSPSPPPPREEPCPEPAAEANGVLEETPETVPEAPVCQPVPVSEPVPVPTLDSPIAQPEELPLPNGVEGTSKVEPSEEQPESDVSPISEPEEPAQPGTPASPPAEEEEEESEGPGETQERSLSPAPAPSQISEATAQVAMSVPKKKRRMKELNKKEAVGDLLDAFKESQTGDSASEAENKPPMSAPASEAEDVAPARPQEESEETWEEKEDKLAPEKGKAAGQKYGYKEEQWKPLNPEEKKRYDREFLLGFQFIFASMQKPEGLPQITDVVLDKPCVPSQANKTPLRAIDPIRLSGMNCSPDFTPSFANLGRPVMGNRGLPSGLGPRRSQQSQRKEPRKIIATVSLNEDVKLNKAEKAWKPSSKRASEEEDPENIKTQELLRRVRSILNKLTPQMFQQLMKQVMELSIDTEERLKGVIDLVFEKAISEPNFSVAYANMCRCLMGLKVPTTDKPTVTVNFRKLLLNRCQKEFEKDKDDDEIFEKRQKEMDDASAPEEKARMKDELEEARDKARRRSLGNIKFIGELFKLKMLTEAIMHDCVVKLLKNHDEESLECLCRLLTTIGKDLDFEKAKPRMDQYFNQMEKIIKEKKTSSRIRFMLQDVIDLRRSSWVPRRGDQGPKTIDQIHKEAEMEEHREHIKVQQLMSKDKRRGPPGPSSGGRSSLVADDGWNTVPISKGNRPIDTSRLTKITKPGSIDSNNQLFAPGGRLSWGKGSSGGSGAKPTDSASDSGRPATSTLNRFSALQQSMPAESPESRRVVQRSSSSRDRSEKAGDRGDRESRSEKGSDRLERPDRGERTDRNRSALTKRSFSKETEDRSREREKQGGPEAVRKAASMTEERDRSRETIKQEPTPPATSTKPVLSEEELEKKSKAIIEEYLHINDMKEALQCVQELGSPSSLYIFVQNGIESTLERSTISREHMGALLCQLVKAGTLSKEQYYKGLREILEIAEDMEIDIPHIWLYLAELITPILQEEGIPMEELFREITKPLVPIGKATTLLVEVLGLLCKGMGQKTAGKLWRDGGLSWKEFLPEDQDVNKFVTEQKLEYTMGDSSDMPSRKELTSEELCKQIDKLLKENPNNQRIYDWIEANLSEQQVSSNTFIRALMTSVCHLAIVFENPYRVDAMVIRNQAKLLQKYLRDEQKELQALYALQALVVKLDQPPNLLRMFFDALYDEDVIKEEAFYKWESSKDPAEQQGKGVALKSVTAFFTWLREAEDESDNN; translated from the exons ATGAACAAAGCTCCACAGCCCACAGGAGGAGCCCCGACTGCCCCGCACCCTGCCCCTTCTCCTGGACTGCCGCAG CCGACGTTCCCACCTGGTCAGACGGCACCTGTGGTTTTTAACCCGGCACCGACCTCACAAATGAATACGCCTTCTCAGCCGCGCCAG CATTTCTACCAGAACAGGGCACAGCCTCCTGCCAGTGCGTCCCGCGTGCAGAGTAACACGACGGCTCGGCCCGGCCCTCCTGCCCATGTGTatccagctgcttcccaggTGATGATGATACCCTCCCAGATATCCTACACACCTTCCCAAGGAGCCTATTACATTCCCGGACAG GGTCGCTCCACGTACGTTGTCCCGACCCAACAGTACCCGGTCCAACCTGGCGCCCCTAGTTTTTACCCTGGAGCCAGCCCCACAGAGTTCGGGACTTACG CGGGTGCATATTACCCAGCACAGGGGGTGCAGCAGTTCTCAGCAGGGGTCCCTGCTGCCCAGGTCATTGTGAGCCAGCAACCACCGATCCCCCCAAAACGAGAACGCAAGACG ATCCGAATACGAGACCCCAACCAAGGCGGCAAAGACATTACAGAAGAAATTATGTCTGGAGCAAGGACCTCATCCACCCCCACCCCTCCACAG gCTGGAAGCGGTTTGGAGCCCCAGGCCAATGGAGAGACCCCCCATGTAGCAGTTATTGTCCGGCCTG ATGACCGCCCGAAGCCTGCGCTGGTGGTGAGCAAGCCCGTCTCCCTGGAGCCCAGCAAATCGGCATCCCCGTCGCCTCCCCCTCCCCTGATCCCTGAGGTGGAGCCCGTGGTGCTCTCACCTGTGACGCTGGTGCCAATGGAGCCTCCCGTGGACACGGACACAAAAGCGGAGCAGGGCGAGGCGCCACCTGACCCGCAAAAGACGTTAAGCGCCATCACTACAGTGCCAGGGGCTGCGGAGTTGCCCCTTGTGCCCGCGCCCAACATGGACACGGtggctgcagaggaggaggaggaagaggaagaggaggttgCTATTCCCCTCCCGGAGCCCACCCCACAGGAGCCTGTGCCCCCTGAGGTGCCGCCGGTGCCCGTTGTTCCCTTGATGCCAGCCGTGCCCCTGGTGCCGGCTGCGCCGTCGCCGCCACCTGTTGTACCACAGGCCCCTGAAGCGCCCGCCAAaccctcctcccccagccccccaccgccccgggaagagccctgcCCCGAGCCCGCTGCTGAGGCCAATGGGGTTTTGGAGGAGACGCCTGAGACGGTCCCTGAGGCGCCTGTGTGCCAGCCAGTGCCGGTCTCTGAGCCGGTGCCTGTGCCCACCCTGGACTCCCCCATTGCCCAGCCTGAAGAGCTGCCCCTACCCAATGGGGTGGAGGGCACCAGCAAAGTGGAGCCAAGTGAGGAGCAGCCTGAGTCGGATGTCAGCCCCATCTCAGAGCCTgaggagccagcccagcctggcaccccTGCCTCCCCacctgcagaggaggaggaggaagagagtgAAGGCCCTGGTGAGACCCAGGAGCGAAGCTtgagcccagcccctgccccttcGCAGATCTCGGAGGCGACCGCGCAAG TCGCCATGTCGGTGCCAAAGAAGAAACGAAGGATGAAGGAGCTGAACAAGAAGGAGGCAGTAGGTGATTTGCTGGATGCCTTTAAAGAG TCTCAGACTGGTGATAGTGCCTCGGAGGCGGAGAACAAGCCCCCCATGTCTGCCCCTGCCAGTGAAGCAGAGGACGTGGCTCCTGCCCGTCCACAGGAAGAGTCGGAAGAGACgtgggaggagaaggaagacaAGTTGGccccagagaagggcaaggcTGCTGGCCAGAAGTACGGCTACAAGGAAG AGCAATGGAAGCCACTGAACCCTGAGGAGAAGAAGCGATACGATCGGGAGTTCCTGCTGGGCTTCCAGTTCATTTTTGCCAGCATGCAGAAACCTGAGGGGCTGCCACAGATTACAgatgtggtgctggacaag CCGTGTGTACCTTCACAGGCCAACAAGACCCCACTGCGGGCAATCGACCCCATCCGCCTCAGTGGCATGAACTGCAGCCCTGACTTCACCCCCTCCTTCGCCAACCTTGGCCGGCCTGTCATGGGCAACCGGGGCCTG CCTTCAGGGTTGGGTCCCCGCcgctcccagcagagccagaggAAGGAGCCCCGCAAAATCATTGCTACTGTGTCCCTCAATGAGGATGTCAAGCTGAACAAGGCCGAGAAGGCCTGGAAACCCAGCAGCAAACGTGCTTCCGAGGAGGAGGATCCTGAGAATATCAAGACACAG GAACTGCTCCGCCGTGTCCGCAGCATCCTCAACAAGCTGACGCCCCAGATGTTCCAGCAACTGATGAAGCAGGTGATGGAGTTGTCCATCGACACGGAGGAGCGGCTCAAGGGTGTCATCGACCTCGTCTTCGAGAAGGCCATCTCGGAGCCAAACTTCTCTGTTGCCTATGCTAACATGTGCCGTTGCCTTATGGGG CTTAAAGTGCCCACAACAGACAAGCCCACAGTGACTGTGAACTTCCGCAAGCTGCTGCTTAACCGCTGCCAGAAGGAGTTTGAGAAGGACAAGGATGATGATGAGATCTTTGAGAAGCGGCAGAAGGAGATGGATGATGCCAGTGCT CCCGAGGAGAAGGCGCGTATGAAAGATGAGCTGGAGGAGGCGCGGGACAAGGCCCGACGACGATCCCTGGGCAACATCAAGTTCATTGGAGAGCTCTTCAAACTCAAGATGTTGACAGAGGCCATTATGCATGACTGTGTGGTGAAGCTGCTCAAAAACCATGATGAGGAGTCTCTTGAGTGCCTTTGCCGCCTGCTTACGACTATCGGCAAGGACTTGGACTTCGAGAAAGCCAAG CCCAGGATGGACCAGTACTTCAATCAGATGGAGAAGAtcatcaaagagaaaaagacatCATCGCGAATCCGTTTCATGCTGCAGGATGTGATTGACCTAAGACGG AGTAGCTGGGTGCCGCGGCGAGGAGACCAGGGCCCCAAAACCATCGATCAGATCCACAAGGAAGCAGAGATGGAGGAGCATCGGGAACACATCAAAGTTCAGCAGCTCATGTCAAAGGACAAGAGGAGAGGACCCCCTGGACCATCCTCCGGTG GGCGCAGTAGCTTGGTTGCAGATGATGGCTGGAACACAGTGCCCATCAGCAAGGGCAACCGGCCCATCGACACCAGCCGGCTAACGAAGATCACCAAG cctggaTCCATCGACTCCAATAACCAGCTCTTTGCACCGGGTGGGCGGCTGAGCTGGGGCAAAGGCAGCAGCGGAGGGTCTGGCGCGAAGCCCACAGATTCAG CATCTGATTCAGGGCGACCAGCCACGAGCACCTTGAACCGCTTCTCAGCGCTCCAGCAGTCAATGCCTGCCGAGAGCCCAGAGTCCCGCCGTGTGGTGCAGAG gagcagctccagccgtgaCAGgtcagagaaggctggggacagaggggaccgGGAGTCACgttcagagaagggcagtgaCCGTCTAGAGCGTCCTGACCGGGGGGAGAGAACAGACAGGAACAGGTCTGCCCTCACCAAGAGGAGCTTCAGCAAAGAGACAGAGGACAGGAGCCGAGAACGGGAGAAGCAGGGAGGCCCCGAGGCCGTGCGCAAGGCTGCGAGCATGACGGAGGAACGGGACCGGAGCCGAGAGACCA TTAAACAAGAGCCAACCCCTCCTGCAACATCCACCAAGCCTGTGCTGTCGGAAGAGGAACTGGAGAAGAAATCCAAGGCGATCATAGAGGAGTATCTGCACATCAATGACATGAAG gaggccctgcagtgtgtgcaggagctgggcagcccCTCCTCACTCTACATCTTTGTGCAAAATGGCATCGAGTCCACGCTGGAGAGGAGCACCATCTCCCGCGAGCACATGggagccctgctctgccagctggtGAAGGCAGGCACGCTCTCCAAGGAGCAGTACTACAaagg GCTGCGGGAGATCTTGGAGATCGCGGAGGACATGGAGATTGACATCCCACACATCTGGCTGTACTTGGCTGAGCTCATCACCCCCATCCTGCAAGAGGAAGGCATCCCCATGGAGGAGCTGTTCAG GGAGATCACAAAGCCCCTGGTGCCCATTGGGAAAGCCACCACACTGCTGGTTGAGGTGCTGGGCTTGTTGTGCAAGGGCATG GGCCAGAAGACAGCAGGAAAGCTGTGGCGGGATGGAggcctgagctggaaggaattcctgcctgagGACCAGGATGTTAACAAATTTGTCACAGAGCAG AAATTGGAGTACACGATGGGGGACAGCTCAGACATGCCAAGCCGAAAGGAGCTGACCTCTGAGGAGCTGTGCAAGCAAATAGACAAACTGCTGAAGGAGAACCCGAACAACCAAAGAATATATGACTGGATTGAG GCCAACCTGAGTGAGCAGCAGGTCTCGTCCAACACGTTTATCAGGGCCCTGATGACGTCTGTGTGCCACTTGGCCATTGTCT TTGAGAACCCGTACCGCGTGGATGCCATGGTCATCCGCAACCAAGCTAAGCTGCTCCAGAAATACCTGCGGGATGAGCAGAAGGAGCTCCAGGCACTCTATGCCCTGCAAGccttggtggtgaagttggacCAGCCTCCCA ACCTGCTGCGGATGTTCTTTGATGCCCTCTACGATGAGGATGTCATCAAGGAGGAGGCTTTCTACAAGTGGGAGTCCAGCAAGGACCCAGCCGAGCAGCAGGGCAAAGGGGTGGCTCTCAAATCGGTGACAGCCTTTTTCACCTGGCTCCGGGAAGCTGAGGATGAGTCGGACAACAACTGA
- the EIF4G1 gene encoding eukaryotic translation initiation factor 4 gamma 1 isoform X5, whose product MNKAPQPTGGAPTAPHPAPSPGLPQPTFPPGQTAPVVFNPAPTSQMNTPSQPRQHFYQNRAQPPASASRVQSNTTARPGPPAHVYPAASQVMMIPSQISYTPSQGAYYIPGQGRSTYVVPTQQYPVQPGAPSFYPGASPTEFGTYAGAYYPAQGVQQFSAGVPAAQVIVSQQPPIPPKRERKTIRIRDPNQGGKDITEEIMSGARTSSTPTPPQAGSGLEPQANGETPHVAVIVRPDDRPKPALVVSKPVSLEPSKSASPSPPPPLIPEVEPVVLSPVTLVPMEPPVDTDTKAEQGEAPPDPQKTLSAITTVPGAAELPLVPAPNMDTVAAEEEEEEEEEVAIPLPEPTPQEPVPPEVPPVPVVPLMPAVPLVPAAPSPPPVVPQAPEAPAKPSSPSPPPPREEPCPEPAAEANGVLEETPETVPEAPVCQPVPVSEPVPVPTLDSPIAQPEELPLPNGVEGTSKVEPSEEQPESDVSPISEPEEPAQPGTPASPPAEEEEEESEGPGETQERSLSPAPAPSQISEATAQVAMSVPKKKRRMKELNKKEAVGDLLDAFKESQTGDSASEAENKPPMSAPASEAEDVAPARPQEESEETWEEKEDKLAPEKGKAAGQKYGYKEEQWKPLNPEEKKRYDREFLLGFQFIFASMQKPEGLPQITDVVLDKANKTPLRAIDPIRLSGMNCSPDFTPSFANLGRPVMGNRGLPSGLGPRRSQQSQRKEPRKIIATVSLNEDVKLNKAEKAWKPSSKRASEEEDPENIKTQELLRRVRSILNKLTPQMFQQLMKQVMELSIDTEERLKGVIDLVFEKAISEPNFSVAYANMCRCLMGLKVPTTDKPTVTVNFRKLLLNRCQKEFEKDKDDDEIFEKRQKEMDDASAPEEKARMKDELEEARDKARRRSLGNIKFIGELFKLKMLTEAIMHDCVVKLLKNHDEESLECLCRLLTTIGKDLDFEKAKPRMDQYFNQMEKIIKEKKTSSRIRFMLQDVIDLRRSSWVPRRGDQGPKTIDQIHKEAEMEEHREHIKVQQLMSKDKRRGPPGPSSGGRSSLVADDGWNTVPISKGNRPIDTSRLTKITKPGSIDSNNQLFAPGGRLSWGKGSSGGSGAKPTDSASDSGRPATSTLNRFSALQQSMPAESPESRRVVQRSSSSRDRSEKAGDRGDRESRSEKGSDRLERPDRGERTDRNRSALTKRSFSKETEDRSREREKQGGPEAVRKAASMTEERDRSRETIKQEPTPPATSTKPVLSEEELEKKSKAIIEEYLHINDMKEALQCVQELGSPSSLYIFVQNGIESTLERSTISREHMGALLCQLVKAGTLSKEQYYKGLREILEIAEDMEIDIPHIWLYLAELITPILQEEGIPMEELFREITKPLVPIGKATTLLVEVLGLLCKGMGQKTAGKLWRDGGLSWKEFLPEDQDVNKFVTEQKLEYTMGDSSDMPSRKELTSEELCKQIDKLLKENPNNQRIYDWIEANLSEQQVSSNTFIRALMTSVCHLAIVFENPYRVDAMVIRNQAKLLQKYLRDEQKELQALYALQALVVKLDQPPNLLRMFFDALYDEDVIKEEAFYKWESSKDPAEQQGKGVALKSVTAFFTWLREAEDESDNN is encoded by the exons ATGAACAAAGCTCCACAGCCCACAGGAGGAGCCCCGACTGCCCCGCACCCTGCCCCTTCTCCTGGACTGCCGCAG CCGACGTTCCCACCTGGTCAGACGGCACCTGTGGTTTTTAACCCGGCACCGACCTCACAAATGAATACGCCTTCTCAGCCGCGCCAG CATTTCTACCAGAACAGGGCACAGCCTCCTGCCAGTGCGTCCCGCGTGCAGAGTAACACGACGGCTCGGCCCGGCCCTCCTGCCCATGTGTatccagctgcttcccaggTGATGATGATACCCTCCCAGATATCCTACACACCTTCCCAAGGAGCCTATTACATTCCCGGACAG GGTCGCTCCACGTACGTTGTCCCGACCCAACAGTACCCGGTCCAACCTGGCGCCCCTAGTTTTTACCCTGGAGCCAGCCCCACAGAGTTCGGGACTTACG CGGGTGCATATTACCCAGCACAGGGGGTGCAGCAGTTCTCAGCAGGGGTCCCTGCTGCCCAGGTCATTGTGAGCCAGCAACCACCGATCCCCCCAAAACGAGAACGCAAGACG ATCCGAATACGAGACCCCAACCAAGGCGGCAAAGACATTACAGAAGAAATTATGTCTGGAGCAAGGACCTCATCCACCCCCACCCCTCCACAG gCTGGAAGCGGTTTGGAGCCCCAGGCCAATGGAGAGACCCCCCATGTAGCAGTTATTGTCCGGCCTG ATGACCGCCCGAAGCCTGCGCTGGTGGTGAGCAAGCCCGTCTCCCTGGAGCCCAGCAAATCGGCATCCCCGTCGCCTCCCCCTCCCCTGATCCCTGAGGTGGAGCCCGTGGTGCTCTCACCTGTGACGCTGGTGCCAATGGAGCCTCCCGTGGACACGGACACAAAAGCGGAGCAGGGCGAGGCGCCACCTGACCCGCAAAAGACGTTAAGCGCCATCACTACAGTGCCAGGGGCTGCGGAGTTGCCCCTTGTGCCCGCGCCCAACATGGACACGGtggctgcagaggaggaggaggaagaggaagaggaggttgCTATTCCCCTCCCGGAGCCCACCCCACAGGAGCCTGTGCCCCCTGAGGTGCCGCCGGTGCCCGTTGTTCCCTTGATGCCAGCCGTGCCCCTGGTGCCGGCTGCGCCGTCGCCGCCACCTGTTGTACCACAGGCCCCTGAAGCGCCCGCCAAaccctcctcccccagccccccaccgccccgggaagagccctgcCCCGAGCCCGCTGCTGAGGCCAATGGGGTTTTGGAGGAGACGCCTGAGACGGTCCCTGAGGCGCCTGTGTGCCAGCCAGTGCCGGTCTCTGAGCCGGTGCCTGTGCCCACCCTGGACTCCCCCATTGCCCAGCCTGAAGAGCTGCCCCTACCCAATGGGGTGGAGGGCACCAGCAAAGTGGAGCCAAGTGAGGAGCAGCCTGAGTCGGATGTCAGCCCCATCTCAGAGCCTgaggagccagcccagcctggcaccccTGCCTCCCCacctgcagaggaggaggaggaagagagtgAAGGCCCTGGTGAGACCCAGGAGCGAAGCTtgagcccagcccctgccccttcGCAGATCTCGGAGGCGACCGCGCAAG TCGCCATGTCGGTGCCAAAGAAGAAACGAAGGATGAAGGAGCTGAACAAGAAGGAGGCAGTAGGTGATTTGCTGGATGCCTTTAAAGAG TCTCAGACTGGTGATAGTGCCTCGGAGGCGGAGAACAAGCCCCCCATGTCTGCCCCTGCCAGTGAAGCAGAGGACGTGGCTCCTGCCCGTCCACAGGAAGAGTCGGAAGAGACgtgggaggagaaggaagacaAGTTGGccccagagaagggcaaggcTGCTGGCCAGAAGTACGGCTACAAGGAAG AGCAATGGAAGCCACTGAACCCTGAGGAGAAGAAGCGATACGATCGGGAGTTCCTGCTGGGCTTCCAGTTCATTTTTGCCAGCATGCAGAAACCTGAGGGGCTGCCACAGATTACAgatgtggtgctggacaag GCCAACAAGACCCCACTGCGGGCAATCGACCCCATCCGCCTCAGTGGCATGAACTGCAGCCCTGACTTCACCCCCTCCTTCGCCAACCTTGGCCGGCCTGTCATGGGCAACCGGGGCCTG CCTTCAGGGTTGGGTCCCCGCcgctcccagcagagccagaggAAGGAGCCCCGCAAAATCATTGCTACTGTGTCCCTCAATGAGGATGTCAAGCTGAACAAGGCCGAGAAGGCCTGGAAACCCAGCAGCAAACGTGCTTCCGAGGAGGAGGATCCTGAGAATATCAAGACACAG GAACTGCTCCGCCGTGTCCGCAGCATCCTCAACAAGCTGACGCCCCAGATGTTCCAGCAACTGATGAAGCAGGTGATGGAGTTGTCCATCGACACGGAGGAGCGGCTCAAGGGTGTCATCGACCTCGTCTTCGAGAAGGCCATCTCGGAGCCAAACTTCTCTGTTGCCTATGCTAACATGTGCCGTTGCCTTATGGGG CTTAAAGTGCCCACAACAGACAAGCCCACAGTGACTGTGAACTTCCGCAAGCTGCTGCTTAACCGCTGCCAGAAGGAGTTTGAGAAGGACAAGGATGATGATGAGATCTTTGAGAAGCGGCAGAAGGAGATGGATGATGCCAGTGCT CCCGAGGAGAAGGCGCGTATGAAAGATGAGCTGGAGGAGGCGCGGGACAAGGCCCGACGACGATCCCTGGGCAACATCAAGTTCATTGGAGAGCTCTTCAAACTCAAGATGTTGACAGAGGCCATTATGCATGACTGTGTGGTGAAGCTGCTCAAAAACCATGATGAGGAGTCTCTTGAGTGCCTTTGCCGCCTGCTTACGACTATCGGCAAGGACTTGGACTTCGAGAAAGCCAAG CCCAGGATGGACCAGTACTTCAATCAGATGGAGAAGAtcatcaaagagaaaaagacatCATCGCGAATCCGTTTCATGCTGCAGGATGTGATTGACCTAAGACGG AGTAGCTGGGTGCCGCGGCGAGGAGACCAGGGCCCCAAAACCATCGATCAGATCCACAAGGAAGCAGAGATGGAGGAGCATCGGGAACACATCAAAGTTCAGCAGCTCATGTCAAAGGACAAGAGGAGAGGACCCCCTGGACCATCCTCCGGTG GGCGCAGTAGCTTGGTTGCAGATGATGGCTGGAACACAGTGCCCATCAGCAAGGGCAACCGGCCCATCGACACCAGCCGGCTAACGAAGATCACCAAG cctggaTCCATCGACTCCAATAACCAGCTCTTTGCACCGGGTGGGCGGCTGAGCTGGGGCAAAGGCAGCAGCGGAGGGTCTGGCGCGAAGCCCACAGATTCAG CATCTGATTCAGGGCGACCAGCCACGAGCACCTTGAACCGCTTCTCAGCGCTCCAGCAGTCAATGCCTGCCGAGAGCCCAGAGTCCCGCCGTGTGGTGCAGAG gagcagctccagccgtgaCAGgtcagagaaggctggggacagaggggaccgGGAGTCACgttcagagaagggcagtgaCCGTCTAGAGCGTCCTGACCGGGGGGAGAGAACAGACAGGAACAGGTCTGCCCTCACCAAGAGGAGCTTCAGCAAAGAGACAGAGGACAGGAGCCGAGAACGGGAGAAGCAGGGAGGCCCCGAGGCCGTGCGCAAGGCTGCGAGCATGACGGAGGAACGGGACCGGAGCCGAGAGACCA TTAAACAAGAGCCAACCCCTCCTGCAACATCCACCAAGCCTGTGCTGTCGGAAGAGGAACTGGAGAAGAAATCCAAGGCGATCATAGAGGAGTATCTGCACATCAATGACATGAAG gaggccctgcagtgtgtgcaggagctgggcagcccCTCCTCACTCTACATCTTTGTGCAAAATGGCATCGAGTCCACGCTGGAGAGGAGCACCATCTCCCGCGAGCACATGggagccctgctctgccagctggtGAAGGCAGGCACGCTCTCCAAGGAGCAGTACTACAaagg GCTGCGGGAGATCTTGGAGATCGCGGAGGACATGGAGATTGACATCCCACACATCTGGCTGTACTTGGCTGAGCTCATCACCCCCATCCTGCAAGAGGAAGGCATCCCCATGGAGGAGCTGTTCAG GGAGATCACAAAGCCCCTGGTGCCCATTGGGAAAGCCACCACACTGCTGGTTGAGGTGCTGGGCTTGTTGTGCAAGGGCATG GGCCAGAAGACAGCAGGAAAGCTGTGGCGGGATGGAggcctgagctggaaggaattcctgcctgagGACCAGGATGTTAACAAATTTGTCACAGAGCAG AAATTGGAGTACACGATGGGGGACAGCTCAGACATGCCAAGCCGAAAGGAGCTGACCTCTGAGGAGCTGTGCAAGCAAATAGACAAACTGCTGAAGGAGAACCCGAACAACCAAAGAATATATGACTGGATTGAG GCCAACCTGAGTGAGCAGCAGGTCTCGTCCAACACGTTTATCAGGGCCCTGATGACGTCTGTGTGCCACTTGGCCATTGTCT TTGAGAACCCGTACCGCGTGGATGCCATGGTCATCCGCAACCAAGCTAAGCTGCTCCAGAAATACCTGCGGGATGAGCAGAAGGAGCTCCAGGCACTCTATGCCCTGCAAGccttggtggtgaagttggacCAGCCTCCCA ACCTGCTGCGGATGTTCTTTGATGCCCTCTACGATGAGGATGTCATCAAGGAGGAGGCTTTCTACAAGTGGGAGTCCAGCAAGGACCCAGCCGAGCAGCAGGGCAAAGGGGTGGCTCTCAAATCGGTGACAGCCTTTTTCACCTGGCTCCGGGAAGCTGAGGATGAGTCGGACAACAACTGA